From a single Streptomyces liliifuscus genomic region:
- a CDS encoding IS5 family transposase, translated as MTRQRPYPSDLSDARWELVEPALTAWRAERRGKGLDIGRPPQHDLRRIMDAILYVDRTGIPWRYLPHDFAPWETVYGYFAAWQKDGVFHQLNGILRQLVRQAEGRNAEPSACVLDAQSVKTSANVPASGQGIDAGKKIAGRKRHLGVDTLGLLLAVWVTAASVSDNVGGIHLLSRIATSNPQVRKAWTDTGYRTKAIDHGARLGIDVEAVHRDPTAKGFKVIPRRWVVERTFGWLMHHRRLARDYETHPHRSEAMIRIAMIDLISRRLTRESTLNWRDA; from the coding sequence ATGACGCGACAGCGCCCGTATCCCAGCGATCTGTCCGATGCCCGCTGGGAGTTGGTTGAGCCCGCCCTGACTGCCTGGCGGGCCGAGCGCAGGGGAAAGGGCCTGGATATCGGGCGCCCACCCCAGCATGACCTGCGCCGGATTATGGACGCCATCCTGTATGTCGACCGGACCGGGATCCCTTGGCGCTACCTGCCGCACGACTTCGCACCGTGGGAGACCGTCTACGGGTACTTCGCCGCGTGGCAGAAGGACGGTGTCTTCCACCAACTCAACGGCATCCTTCGCCAGTTGGTACGCCAGGCCGAAGGCCGGAACGCCGAGCCGAGCGCCTGCGTGCTCGATGCCCAGAGCGTCAAGACCTCCGCGAACGTGCCGGCTTCTGGGCAGGGAATCGACGCAGGGAAGAAGATCGCAGGCCGCAAGCGTCACCTCGGCGTCGACACTCTCGGCCTGCTCCTCGCCGTCTGGGTCACCGCTGCCAGCGTCTCCGACAACGTCGGCGGCATCCACCTGCTGTCCCGGATCGCCACCTCAAACCCACAGGTCAGAAAGGCCTGGACGGACACCGGGTACCGCACCAAAGCCATCGATCACGGCGCACGTCTCGGTATCGACGTCGAAGCCGTCCACCGGGATCCGACCGCGAAGGGATTCAAGGTGATCCCGCGGCGCTGGGTCGTCGAGCGGACCTTCGGCTGGCTGATGCACCATCGCCGACTCGCCCGCGACTACGAGACCCATCCCCACCGCTCCGAAGCCATGATCCGCATTGCGATGATCGACCTCATAAGCAGACGGCTGACCCGCGAATCCACCCTGAACTGGCGCGATGCCTGA
- a CDS encoding pyridoxal phosphate-dependent decarboxylase family protein, translating into MDLHHWLGRATHAIQDWADTFGPYQAHPSLLVDDDRFAAAFGELAGRLKDNYPFFHPHYAGQMLKPPHPAAVVGYVTAMLINPNNHALDGGPATAAMEREAVAQLASMFGYDTHLGHLTTSGTIANLEALFVARELHPGRGVAYSEDAHYTHGRMCHVLGLKGHPVPTDDHGRMDLDALEDTLRTGEVGTVVVTTGTTGLGAVDPVHEVLPLAERHGVRVHVDAAYGGFFTLLAGADGPEALPAEPWRAIARCDSVVVDPHKHGLQPYGCGAVLFRDPEVGRFYLHDSPYTYFTSAELHLGEISLECSRAGASAAALWLTFQLLPPTPDGLGQILAAGRRAALKWADLIDASQYLELYQQPELDIVSYFPAVEPAALTGIDAASARILTDGMTSPDPIFLSTLRADHEAFTARHPQITADTDGARILRSVLMKPESEHHIEHLHIRIEHLARTR; encoded by the coding sequence GTGGATCTGCACCACTGGCTCGGCCGAGCCACCCACGCGATACAGGACTGGGCCGACACCTTCGGCCCCTACCAGGCCCACCCTTCCCTCCTGGTGGACGACGACCGCTTCGCCGCCGCCTTCGGGGAGCTCGCGGGACGACTGAAGGACAACTACCCCTTCTTCCACCCGCATTACGCGGGCCAGATGCTCAAGCCCCCGCACCCTGCCGCCGTGGTCGGCTACGTCACCGCGATGCTGATCAACCCCAACAACCACGCCCTGGACGGCGGTCCCGCCACCGCGGCGATGGAACGCGAGGCCGTCGCCCAGCTCGCCTCGATGTTCGGCTACGACACCCACCTAGGCCACCTCACCACCAGCGGCACGATCGCCAACCTCGAAGCCCTCTTCGTCGCCCGCGAACTCCACCCGGGCCGGGGCGTCGCCTACAGCGAGGACGCCCACTACACCCACGGCCGCATGTGCCACGTCCTGGGACTGAAGGGCCACCCGGTACCCACCGACGACCACGGCCGCATGGACCTCGACGCCCTGGAGGACACCCTGCGCACCGGGGAGGTGGGCACCGTCGTTGTCACCACCGGCACCACCGGGCTTGGCGCGGTCGACCCTGTCCACGAGGTTCTTCCCCTCGCCGAGCGGCACGGTGTCCGCGTTCATGTCGACGCGGCCTACGGCGGCTTCTTCACTCTCCTCGCCGGCGCCGACGGCCCCGAGGCGCTGCCGGCGGAGCCCTGGCGGGCCATCGCACGATGCGATTCGGTCGTGGTCGACCCCCACAAGCACGGCCTCCAGCCCTACGGCTGCGGCGCGGTCCTCTTCCGCGACCCCGAGGTCGGCCGCTTCTACCTCCACGACTCGCCCTACACCTACTTCACCTCCGCCGAACTCCACCTCGGCGAGATCAGCCTGGAGTGCTCACGCGCCGGCGCCTCCGCCGCCGCCCTCTGGCTCACATTCCAACTCCTTCCGCCCACACCGGATGGACTCGGCCAGATCCTGGCGGCCGGCCGGCGCGCGGCGCTGAAGTGGGCGGACCTCATCGACGCGTCCCAGTACTTGGAGCTCTACCAGCAGCCCGAACTCGACATCGTCAGCTACTTCCCCGCCGTCGAGCCGGCCGCCCTGACCGGCATCGACGCAGCCTCCGCCCGCATCCTCACCGACGGCATGACCAGCCCCGACCCGATCTTCCTGAGCACCCTCAGGGCCGACCACGAGGCGTTCACCGCCCGCCACCCTCAGATCACCGCAGACACCGACGGCGCCCGGATCCTCCGGAGCGTGCTGATGAAGCCAGAGTCCGAGCACCACATTGAGCACCTGCATATCCGGATCGAACACCTCGCCCGAACTCGCTGA
- a CDS encoding GNAT family N-acetyltransferase — protein sequence MSQHSVSLDKIAFDDWQAIHSWACLPEACRFQPWGPNTEDQTRDFVKAAVEAWSSTPQQRFAHVARFGDDVVGMGELHVRSHTQRQGEISYVVHPRVWGQGIGTGIGRRLLSRGFGQLGLHRIFATCDPRNLGSARVLAKLGMTYEGRLRHTAWIRDGWRDSLTFSILEEEWRAEDSE from the coding sequence ATGAGTCAGCACTCGGTGTCCTTGGACAAGATCGCGTTTGATGACTGGCAGGCCATTCACTCGTGGGCCTGTCTCCCAGAGGCTTGTCGTTTCCAGCCTTGGGGACCAAATACTGAGGACCAGACACGCGATTTCGTGAAGGCGGCAGTCGAGGCTTGGTCGAGCACACCCCAGCAGAGGTTCGCCCATGTAGCGCGTTTCGGGGACGACGTTGTCGGTATGGGCGAGTTGCATGTCCGCAGTCACACGCAGCGCCAGGGCGAGATCTCCTACGTTGTGCATCCTCGGGTATGGGGGCAAGGCATCGGCACAGGAATCGGGCGCCGGCTTCTCTCACGCGGCTTCGGCCAGTTGGGGCTTCATCGAATCTTCGCCACCTGTGACCCGCGGAATCTCGGCTCCGCCCGAGTGCTTGCCAAGCTCGGTATGACGTACGAGGGGCGCCTTCGACACACGGCATGGATACGGGACGGCTGGCGGGACTCCTTGACGTTCAGCATTCTCGAAGAGGAATGGCGTGCTGAAGACTCGGAGTGA
- a CDS encoding MOSC domain-containing protein: MRVDQLWRYPVKSVGGERLTATTVGVLGIEGDRGIAIHDEREEVTWAGAVPALMRLRAVTLGPGVAELVLPDGRRFRSDAPDAASRLSGAVQAKVTLVEHRPHRRDAALHVLTTTALRSLGSTLPDSVMDVSRFRPNLVLDDVPGDHATGYPEHDWIGRRMVIGTLRLRFTEGCDRCVMITKETPTVPHDRAVLRWVARELGNTLGVYAAVEEPGHVRIGDKARWLD; encoded by the coding sequence ATGCGGGTCGACCAACTGTGGCGGTATCCGGTGAAGTCGGTGGGTGGTGAGCGACTGACCGCGACCACGGTCGGTGTGCTCGGAATCGAGGGTGACCGGGGCATCGCCATCCACGACGAGCGGGAAGAGGTCACGTGGGCCGGTGCTGTTCCGGCGCTCATGCGATTGCGGGCGGTCACCCTCGGGCCGGGCGTGGCCGAGCTGGTCCTGCCGGACGGCCGGCGGTTCCGCTCCGATGCGCCTGACGCTGCCAGTCGGCTCAGTGGGGCTGTACAGGCCAAGGTCACGCTGGTCGAGCACCGGCCGCACCGGCGTGACGCCGCGCTGCATGTATTGACGACGACGGCGCTGCGCAGCCTCGGCTCGACGCTGCCGGACAGTGTGATGGACGTCAGCCGGTTCCGGCCCAACCTGGTGCTCGACGATGTGCCCGGCGACCACGCGACCGGGTACCCCGAGCACGATTGGATCGGCCGCCGGATGGTCATCGGCACGCTGCGGTTGCGCTTCACCGAGGGGTGCGACCGCTGCGTGATGATTACCAAGGAGACTCCGACAGTTCCGCATGACCGCGCCGTGCTGCGCTGGGTCGCCCGCGAGCTCGGCAACACCCTCGGCGTGTACGCGGCGGTCGAGGAACCCGGCCATGTCCGTATCGGGGACAAGGCCCGCTGGCTCGACTGA